One bacterium genomic window, GTCGACTGGCGCGCTCGCCTCGCTACTCGTCGCGAAAAGATCGCTGGTTTCCTGACATCATATTAATACTGTCGGCACGAGTTCGGTGTCCTCCCCTGTCGGCCCCGAACTCGTGAAACCAATCGATCTTTTCGCTTTCTCATACGCTCGTTCTCGCATCCCGAGCACTCGACTCCACGAGTGCTCGGGATGAGCGCCTTTAGGTCTCCTCCGGAAAAGCCCGAAATCGCTGGGCTGCCTAGCTTTGCGCCAAGCTCTTTATATTATTGACGGAGGGTTGGGATGGGGTAGGGTATTCAGGAAATTTTCAGCGAGGCCTATAATCGCAGCGGCGTGCCGTGCAAGGTGTGTGGGGGATAGTGGAGCATACGGACGTGATAAAAAGGGGGAATTTTATGAAGAAAGTTAAGATTCTTGATGAGGCTGGCAAGGGAAAGCTGGAGGGGATTCTCAATGACGAATTGGAGCGCTTATCTAAGGACGGAAAGAATGTTGTTGATATAAAAATGAGTGCTTTTTATTCGACTGATTCAGATGAGTATGAGCGTGAAATATATGCGGCCATGATTATTTATGAGGAATAAGGGTCTAATCGATGTTTGCAATATGAATTCTGGGGCCAGCTCAATATGTCCGTGAAATTAACTTTTGTGTAACTGGGAGTGTGTTATGAAGAAAAAAATTAAACATCTTAGTACATCGTTACCTCCGGTTAAATTATATGCAGATGATATTGATTTCATTGTGAGTAATATAAAAACAGTATGTTCAGAGCTCAAATTTTCAGATTCATGTAATGAATACGATTCATTTGACGATTTGAAACTCAATAATGGTTCAAAAATAAAAGAAATTAGCATTTGTGGGCGAGATAAAGATTGCTATGCATATATAGCAGTAGAGGTGGAAAAATATGGAATTTATCTTTATTCAAATCGTGACACGCCCACATTTGCTGGTGTGTGGTTTGCGCTGAAGGATTATTTGAAACGCAAATCCGGTTGGTATTCAAGATTTCTGAATATTTGGTTCTGGGCATTTTTCTCTTGGGTCTTGTTAATTATTTTACTTACTTCATCAAAAGCATCACTGAAAGTGACATACCTAGCTTATATTGTTTTAAGTGTTTCGTTTTTCTTTCTTGTTATGTCTGCATTAATAAAGTGGAAGGGCTCAACCGTTTATCTTGAAAAAAAATATAAAATCCTTGGGTTTTGGGAAAAAAATAGAGACCAGGTTATTAGTTTAGTGTCCGTGGGAATTATTGTTGCGTTGATCGAATCCCTGCTAAGATTTTTGCCCAAGGTTTTATCCGGAGAATAAAGAAACAAGGGAATGTTTCCCGGTGGGTAGGATGTGTGGCTTCGGGTGGCGTCGTTATGCAGGGTTTCTGGACCCTTCCCGAAAGTCGCCTTA contains:
- a CDS encoding sporulation protein Cse60, whose translation is MKKVKILDEAGKGKLEGILNDELERLSKDGKNVVDIKMSAFYSTDSDEYEREIYAAMIIYEE